A genome region from Mycolicibacterium litorale includes the following:
- the rpsC gene encoding 30S ribosomal protein S3 has product MGQKINPHGFRLGITTDWKSRWYADKQYKDYVKEDVAIRRLLATGLERAGIADVEIERTRDRVRVDIHTARPGIVIGRRGTEADRIRADLEKLTKKQVQLNILEVKNPESQAQLVAQGVAEQLSNRVAFRRAMRKAIQSAMRQPNVKGIRVQCSGRLGGAEMSRSEFYREGRVPLHTLRADIDYGLYEAKTTFGRIGVKVWIYKGDIVGGKRELTAAAPAGADRPRRERPSGSRPRRSGASGTTATSTDAGRAATSGTAPGGSVAANATAPAAADSVAAESTTENSGS; this is encoded by the coding sequence GTGGGCCAGAAGATCAACCCGCACGGCTTCCGCCTCGGCATCACCACCGACTGGAAGTCGCGGTGGTACGCAGACAAGCAGTACAAGGACTACGTCAAGGAAGACGTCGCGATCCGCCGGCTGCTCGCCACCGGTCTCGAGCGCGCCGGCATCGCCGACGTGGAGATCGAGCGCACCCGCGACCGGGTCCGCGTCGACATCCACACCGCGCGTCCGGGCATCGTGATCGGCCGTCGCGGCACCGAGGCCGACCGCATCCGCGCCGACCTGGAGAAGCTCACCAAGAAGCAGGTGCAGCTGAACATCCTCGAGGTGAAGAACCCTGAGTCGCAGGCTCAGCTCGTCGCCCAGGGTGTCGCCGAGCAGCTCTCCAATCGTGTGGCGTTCCGCCGCGCGATGCGCAAGGCGATCCAGTCGGCCATGCGTCAGCCGAACGTCAAGGGCATCCGCGTGCAGTGCTCCGGCCGCCTCGGCGGTGCCGAGATGAGCCGCTCGGAGTTCTACCGCGAAGGCCGGGTGCCGCTGCACACGCTGCGCGCCGACATCGACTACGGCCTGTACGAGGCCAAGACCACCTTCGGCCGCATCGGCGTGAAGGTGTGGATCTACAAGGGCGACATCGTCGGTGGCAAGCGTGAGCTGACCGCCGCCGCGCCCGCGGGTGCCGACCGCCCGCGCCGTGAGCGTCCGTCGGGCAGCCGCCCGCGTCGCAGCGGTGCGTCGGGTACCACGGCCACCAGCACCGACGCCGGCCGGGCCGCCACCAGCGGTACGGCGCCCGGGGGCAGCGTCGCGGCGAACGCGACCGCCCCGGCGGCGGCTGATTCGGTGGCCGCCGAATCGACTACTGAGAATTCAGGGAGCTAA